The Caulobacter vibrioides sequence AGAGGTCGAGAACTTCAAGGCCGTGTGGGCGCCGACGGGCAAGACGCCGGTCGAGGGCGAGATCTTCAAGAACCCGCGCCTGGGTCGGACCTACCGCCTGATCGCGGAAGGCGGCGGCCGGGCGTTCTATGAGGGTGAAATCGCCGCCACCATCGAGGCCTATTTCAAGCGCATCGGCGGCTGGATGACCAAGGCGGACCTCGCAGCCAACCGCGCCGTCTGGACCAGGGTTCACAAGACCGGCTACCGCGGCGTCGAGGTTTGCGCCCTGGGCGACAACACCCAAGGCCTGGCGACCTTGCAGTTGCTGAACATCCTTGAGCGGTTCGACGTCAAGGCGATGGGCTTCCAGTCGGCGCAGGCCATCCACCACGCGGTCGAGGCCAAGCGCCTGGCCTATGAGGACCGCGCCCGGTTCTACGCCGACCAGGACTTCTACAAATCGCCGATCGAGTGGCTGATCTCCAAGGACTACGCCGCCGAGCGCGCCAAGCTGATCCGGCCCGACAAGATCCTGACGCCCATCTATCCGGGACAGGCCCCCAGCCGGGGCGACACCACCTATTTCACCACGGCCGACAAGGACGGGATGATGGTGTCGATCATCCAGTCGAACTATCGCGGCATGGGGTCAGGCCTGTCGCCGGACGGGCTGGGCTTCATGTTCCAGGACCGGGGCGAACTGTTCGCCCTGACCGATGGCCATCCCAACATCTACGCACCGGGCAAGCGGCCGTTCCAGACGATCATCCCGGGCTTTGCTCTGCGTGAGGGCCAGCCGTGGCTGTCGTTCGGGGTGATGGGCGGCGACATGCAGCCCCAGGGCCAAGCCCAGATCATCAGCAACATGGTCGACTTTGGCCTGGGCGTGCAGGAGGCCGGCGATGCGCCGCGCTGGCACCACGGCGGCTCTTCGGAGCCGACGGGTATCGGCGCTGAAGACATGACGGTGCTGGATCTGGAAAGCGGCGTCC is a genomic window containing:
- a CDS encoding gamma-glutamyltransferase family protein, coding for MRRRTFLAALPAAAIAGPAMAQSQLFSGANPNLNRPDVRGGDRVAGASFASRSAAWGINGAAATAHPLATQAAIDMLRKGGSAADAAIAANAVLGLVEPIACGIGGDCYVMLWDPKTRQVMGLNGSGRSPKGLSLETVRARSKDGKIPSWGAVTVSVPGAVDAWREMHERYGKLKWSELFAPAIDHAEQGHPITQNVAFYLASSYRRFTNPASGVEEVENFKAVWAPTGKTPVEGEIFKNPRLGRTYRLIAEGGGRAFYEGEIAATIEAYFKRIGGWMTKADLAANRAVWTRVHKTGYRGVEVCALGDNTQGLATLQLLNILERFDVKAMGFQSAQAIHHAVEAKRLAYEDRARFYADQDFYKSPIEWLISKDYAAERAKLIRPDKILTPIYPGQAPSRGDTTYFTTADKDGMMVSIIQSNYRGMGSGLSPDGLGFMFQDRGELFALTDGHPNIYAPGKRPFQTIIPGFALREGQPWLSFGVMGGDMQPQGQAQIISNMVDFGLGVQEAGDAPRWHHGGSSEPTGIGAEDMTVLDLESGVPLQTRKDLEALGWTLKTERGGYGGYQAIERWPGRYAAATEMRKDGVALAY